Part of the Desulfosalsimonas propionicica genome is shown below.
TGGAAATGCATATACATCTCAAAACATGGGATGACCCTGCGTGGAAGCCGCTTATCGACCCGACCATGGGTGATGAAACCATCCGTGAAAGTTACAATTAAACGCCATTGACCGAATTGCCGCCGGCATGCATGATGGACAGCCCGGATTTTGGTTCAGCCCGATAAAACCGGCGCTTACTCGTTTTGGCACGCCTTTTGTTGACCTCAAGGGATAGCCAGATGATCGAAAAAATTTTCCAGAGCAGTCGTTATCTTGTGTTGATCGCGATTGGAGCCGCCTCGGTATCGGCGATTGTATTGTACTTTGGAAGTTTGAGTGTTTTGATCCATTTGCTAATGGACCTGCTCCAGGAAGTTCCCACGACTACCGAGAGCGGTAAAATGCTTGCTGTTAAGCTGTTAAAAATATTAGACCTGCTGCTTATCGCCATTACATTGCAAACGATTTCCGTAAGTCTCTATCGGCTTTTCATTACGCCATTGCGGGTGGAAAACAGCACTTTTCTCAATGTCTTGAATATCAAAAGCTTTCACGATCTGAAAATTACAATTATTCAGGTTTCAATCGTGATCATGGTGATCCTTTTCCTTGAGCAGTCAGTGGAGCTTGGCGCCAGGTTGGAACTATTATACTTTGGTTCTGCCGTGGCACTGGTCATATTGGCATCGGTTTATGCATCGCGGCACATGAGGTAAAGGGCAGCGCCTGAAAGAACTTTATACCCAAAAAAACCGGCTGATTTTGTTTGACACATCTCAATGACAAGGCATATTGGCAGTAGAAACCATTAAAAGGCGGGCCGGGATTGCCGGCACAACATTGTCCAAATTTTAAAAGGGAGCAGAAAAAATGGCTGAAAAAAAACTGCCCAAAAATTATCAGGTCATGGAATCTGAACATCCCAGGCTGATGAAGGCCGTCTCCGAGCTCGGCCAGGCCGCGCGCGAGGAAGGCCCCCTGGATGCAAAAACCGTTGAGCTTATTCAGATGGCCGCAGCCGCCGCCCTCAGGCTGGAAGGAGCCGTGCACAGCCATACCCGCCGGGCCCTGAAGGAGGGCGCCAGCAGGGAGGAAATCCACCACGCCCTTGTCGTGCTCACCTCCACCATGGGTTTTCCCTCTGTGGCCGCAGCCATGAGCTGGGCCCGGGATATTACCGACTGAAGGATTGTTATGACCTATCCCAGAATCGATCATTGTGCTTTTGGACAAATGACGATTAACGGAAAAACCTTTTCCTCTGACCTGATCATTGATACAAACGGAAACGTTCGGGACAATTGGCGCCGCCGCCAGGGCCACAACCTTGTGCCCGAAGACCTGGGGGCAATAATTGACGGCACCCCTGAAAAACTCATCATCGGCACAGGGGTCAGCGGACGCATGTCAGTGGCCGAATCGGTCAGGGAGGAATGCCGGGCCCTGGGCATTTCAATCGAGGCATACCCCACTGCTGAGGCGGCCCAAAAATTCAATGAAGCGGCTGAAACAGGCGCTCTGGTGGCTGCAGGCTTTCACCTGACCTGCTGAAAAACCAATTCACATCAATTTTAATAAAAAAGGAAGCACGCATCATGGACAAGCAAGACTGCATACTGTTTAGCGGCGGCACCAAAGGCGCCGAGGCGGAATTCGGGGCCAATGCCGAGCGATTTGGGATAGAGGAAGTCAATTTCTCATTTGAGGGCCATGCCATTGTCCGCAGCCGCGGAATGCGGGTGCTGACCCAGGAAGAGCTGAAAAACGGGGATGTGAGCCTGGAATATATCTCAAGGCTGATGAACCGGCGCTATGCCAAAACCCCGATGATCCGCAAGGTTCTGCAGAGCATCTGGTATCAGATCAACAGCGGAAGGGAAATCTACGTTGTCGGCGAGATCCTGGATGACAAGACGGTAAAGGGCGGCACCGGCTGGGGTGCTGAATTTGCAAAACTCTGCAACAAGCCGTTATATGTCTTTGATCAAAAACAAAACGCGTGGTTTGAATGGGACAAGACAGACTGGATCGAGTGCGAAAAAAACCCGCCGGTGATCACCCAGCCCCGTTTCACGGGAACCGGGACACGCTATCTGGCGGAAAACGGCAAAAAAGCCATAGCCGCACTGTTTGACAGAACCTTTGGATAACCGGTCAGCCTTAAACCCAGGGGCAGAAAACAAGGAGAGTGGCATGCAGGCAGAAGCAAACGGCATAAACATCCATTACCAACTCACGGGACCGGCGTCCGCACCGGTTGTCATGCTAAGCCATTGCCTGGCCGGGACCATGGGCATCTGGGACGATCAGATCAAAACCCTTGAACAGCAATACCAGGTGCTGCGCTATGACCTGCGGGGCCACGGGGCCACGTCGGCACCGGACAATGACTACAGCATGGAAATGCTGGCATCCGATGCCGCAGCCCTGCTCGATGCCCTGGAAATCCCAGGCGCGCACTTCATGGGCATCAGCCTGGGCGGCATGCTCGGCCAGAACATGGCCCTGCTGTACCCGGAAAAAGTCTCTTCCCTGATTCTTTGCGACACCGCCTGCAAAATTCCTCAAGAAACCCATCAGGACTGGGAGGAGCGCATTGCCGCGGCCCGGCGGCACGGCATGGCCGCCCTGGCAGACGGCACCATGCAGCGATGGCTCAGCCCGGAGTTTCAAAAAGCGCATCCGGATATTGCGGAAAAAATCAGAAACATGATTCTGGCCACGCCTGTGGCCGGGTTTGCCGGATGCTGCCGGGCGATCCGGAATTTTGACATCAAAAACAAAATCGGCCGGATTTCCGTACCGGTGCTAATCCTGGTAGGTGAAAACGATCCGGGAACCCCTGTTGAAATGTCACAGGAAATCCGGGATGCTATCTCCGGGGCTGAAATGGTGACCCTGCCCCAAGCCTTTCACCTCAGCAACATCGAGGCGGCAGAGCCGTTTAACCAGACCATTACCGGTTTTCTGGCAAAACAATAAAGATGGCTCCGCAAAAAGTCCAATATCTGCGTTACGCGCAATTTCTCAGAATTTCACGTACAGATAAGTACGCTGCATTCTTCGAAATTACGCAAGCCTTGATCTTGAACTTTTTTCGGCACCATCTAAAATCAGACTTTTTACGGTGCCATCAATAAGGGACTCCGGGAACAAAACATGGCAAAACCACTTGACCAATCCGGAGCGTGGCGGTAAAAAGCCGGCAGCCATGTACTCCTGGAACCTACAAAACGAACGCATTGACGCCGAAAACTATCTGGCCGGCCGCCGGAGCGATTTTACGGCCACTTACATGCAGGTGGCCAATCTCCAGTACATCATCGAAACCCAGCCCGAAATTGTCACCGCCGGCACAATCCATGCCCTTTGCTGCGTGCTTGAAGGAAACGAGCACGACAGCCAGCGCCAGGTCTTTTTTCTGTTTAAAAAAGCAGCCGACGCCATTGCAGACATCATCTGCCGGGCGCCGGAAAAAGAAATGGCCCGAACGGCGGGAAAAACCCTCTCCCGCCTGCTGGCCGCACACAACGGCCATCGGTTCAGGGCTGTGGCAGAAGCCATGGGCGCCCTTCCCGCGGCGGAAAACAGGCCAGAGCAAACCCGTTTACAACTCCCGGAGCCTGCAGTCCAACCAGTGTGCGATATTTCAGCCATAGCTGGCAGGCGGTCGGTGGATCTGCTGCACTGGATGGGAAGAAGCGCCATTGTCAAAGACCCGGAAAGGCCCGAAAGCATTCTGGTGCTCAAATTTGCCCGCACCGGCCAGAGACTCTCGGAACTGGCCGCAGAAACGTTTTGGATGCAGCAATTGTCCCGGCTGGAACTGCCTGCACCCTTTGCCTTTGACATTCCCCGGCCGGCCGCGGTCCAACACGCGTCA
Proteins encoded:
- a CDS encoding YqhA family protein, whose amino-acid sequence is MIEKIFQSSRYLVLIAIGAASVSAIVLYFGSLSVLIHLLMDLLQEVPTTTESGKMLAVKLLKILDLLLIAITLQTISVSLYRLFITPLRVENSTFLNVLNIKSFHDLKITIIQVSIVIMVILFLEQSVELGARLELLYFGSAVALVILASVYASRHMR
- a CDS encoding carboxymuconolactone decarboxylase family protein, producing MAEKKLPKNYQVMESEHPRLMKAVSELGQAAREEGPLDAKTVELIQMAAAAALRLEGAVHSHTRRALKEGASREEIHHALVVLTSTMGFPSVAAAMSWARDITD
- a CDS encoding Mth938-like domain-containing protein; translation: MTYPRIDHCAFGQMTINGKTFSSDLIIDTNGNVRDNWRRRQGHNLVPEDLGAIIDGTPEKLIIGTGVSGRMSVAESVREECRALGISIEAYPTAEAAQKFNEAAETGALVAAGFHLTC
- the pcaD gene encoding 3-oxoadipate enol-lactonase codes for the protein MQAEANGINIHYQLTGPASAPVVMLSHCLAGTMGIWDDQIKTLEQQYQVLRYDLRGHGATSAPDNDYSMEMLASDAAALLDALEIPGAHFMGISLGGMLGQNMALLYPEKVSSLILCDTACKIPQETHQDWEERIAAARRHGMAALADGTMQRWLSPEFQKAHPDIAEKIRNMILATPVAGFAGCCRAIRNFDIKNKIGRISVPVLILVGENDPGTPVEMSQEIRDAISGAEMVTLPQAFHLSNIEAAEPFNQTITGFLAKQ